The following nucleotide sequence is from Pseudomonas sp. RC10.
ATCATCCACATCACTCCCACGCTGGCGGGGTTGATCGACTACGACCTCAACGACGCATTGACCCAATTGGGTGTGGAGTTTGGCCACGATACGCTGCTACGTAGCGCCGTGTGGCTGACGATCAAGGAAAGCAAATCCAGCTTCGCCATCGAGCACGAAGAGCAACAGGCTGATCGAATCAAACGCTTCGCGGCGGTGATGGAGCAACGCTGCGGCGTCGGCACCCCACCTTTGGTGCAGGACGAGATTGCGGCCCTTCAACAGGCGATCCTTGGCCCTCGCGCATTGTCCTATGGCATTCGCCAATCGCCAGTGTTTGTAGGCCAGACCCGAGGTTTCCAGAATGTGCTGCATTACCTGGCCCCCGACTGGCAGGCCGTCGGATCGATGCTGGAAGGGCTGCAGGCACTCGAAATCAATACCCGCGGCGGCTCATCGATCTTGCGCGCCGCGGCCATTTCCTTCGGTTTCGTTTACATCCACCCGTTGAGCGACGGCAACGGCCGTATCTCGCGTTTTTTGATCAATGACATTCTGCGACGGGACAAGGCCGTGCCTGCGCCTTACATCCTCCCTGTCTCTGCCGTGATGCAAGACCACACTCTGCGCCCGCAGAATTACGATCAGGTACTCGACGAATTCTCGCGGCCGCTGATGCAATCGATCGAGCCTGACGTACGCTTCGAAGGCTTTGAAAAATACGCTGACGGGATGGAGTCGAACCTTCATTACGACGGATTCGCCACGACCGCTCCGGCGTGGCGCTACATCGACCTCACGGCACATGCTGAATACCTGGCACGTGTCATCCGAGTGACCCTCGAAAAAGAGATGCGCGATGAGGCCTGCATTCTGCGCAACCACCAGCTGTTACGCGCTGCGATCAAGAACATCTTCGAGGGGCCGGATGCGGACATCGACCGCATCATCCGCTCGATCCATCAGTCAGAGGGTCAGGTCGGCAATAAGCTCATCAAGCAATATCCGTTGCTGGAAGATGACGCTATCCAGGCCGACATTGCCGCGGTGGTGAAGCGTTTCCTCGGCTAAAAAAAAGCCGCCTGGACAGAGAAGCCGGCGGCTTTTTAACGATTTTAAATACGCAATGCCGTTTTCTAATAAAAACGGCAGCGCTTTAACCGTTTTGACGAGTCAGCTCGACAGTTGATTCGCGAACTGCCCTACCGCGCTCACGACCCGTTGCGCGCCGTCTTGAATCTCCACGATCACCGACCCGGCCTCACCTGCCAGCTCCAGGCCCTGCTGCGCCTGTTGCTTGCCGCTGATGATCACGTTGACCGCCTGTTCAGCCAGTACCTGGTTCTGCTTCACCACACCGACGATTTCTTCGGTGGCTTTGCTGGTGCGCGAGGCCAACTGGCGGACTTCGTCGGCGACCACGGCAAACCCACGGCCTTGTTCGCCGGCCCGGGCCGCCTCAATGGCAGCGTTGAGGGCGAGCAGGTTGGTCTGGTCGGCGATGCTGCTGATGGCTTGGATGATAGAGCCGATCAGTTGAGATTGCTTGTCCAGCGCCGAGATGCGATCAGCGGCCTGTTCCATGTGTCCGGCCAGCTCTCGCATGACTTCAACCGTCTGCTGAACCACCGCTGCGCCTTTCTGCGCGCTGCTGTCCGTTTGCTGCGAGGTGCTGAAGGCAATGTTGGCGGCTTCGGCCACCGCATTTTCCCGGTTGACCTGATCGGTGATGACCGTGGCGAACTTCACCACTTTGTACAGGCGGTCATGGGCGTCGGTGATCGGGTTGTACGACGCTTCGAGCCAGACTTCACGCCCCCGGCTGTCCACGCGTTTGAAACGACCGGTGACGAATTCGCCCCGACGGAGTTTGTCCCAGAATGCCTGATATTCCGGAGAGCCGGATTCTTGGGGGTCGCAAAAAATGCGGTGGTGCTGACCCAGGATCTGCGTGAGCGAGTAGCCCATCGAACCCAGGAAACGCTCGTTGGCGGCAAGCACTTCGCCATTCAGGTTGAACTCGATCACAGCGGTGGAGCGCTGCAGCGCTTCGATCAGGTTTTCGTGCTCGCGGGAGTTTTCGATGGTGCGCGTCAGATCTTTGGAGTGGATCGTGAAATACGCCACTTTTCCACTGCCATCGCGTACCGGCTGCACGATCGAACGCAGCCAGGCTTCTTGGCCATTGCCACGCAGCAGACGCAAGGCGCCGCTGAAATGCTCGCCTCGGCTGATGGCGGATTTCACGCGCTGAAAGATATCAAGGCTTTTGACGTGAGCGGGGGCCAACTCTTCGATGGAACGCCCGACAAGATCAGCGCTGCGGTAATGCATTTCCTTTTCAAAGTTGTTATTGACGGACTCAATACGACCCTGCGCATCCAGGCGCATGCACAGCATTTCGCTGTCCAGACTGCTCCTCACCTGCTCCACCGATGAAAGTTCTTCACGCAGCGCGGCCAACTCTTGCTTCAAACGTTTATTGAACATGAAAGACGAACTTCCAGAGAGATGAAGGGGATCGTCCTCAGCATCGGCCTGGCCCGTGGTTTCTTGAGCTTAAACGCGTCGAAGCAGCGTTTTTCAGCCCGTCTCGGGCGAATGAACCTGCGCCCGAAAATGCCGTCTGTGAAACGATGATCGCAACAAAGGGATTTACTCATCGTACAATTGCCACATACTGCCCGCGCTGCTTTTATTTCGTCAGAGCCACTTTTCAAACTGTCAGGTTCATTTTCATGAAAAAAATTCTGCCTTATCTGTTGAGCGCCGCCGTCACTTTCATTCCAGCGGCTTTCGTCCAGGCGGCCACCCCTCCGGCCCCTGTCCAACTGACCATTCTCAGCTCCGGCGGCATCATGGGCGCCTTCAAAGCTGTTACCCCGGACTACGAACAACGCGTGGGCGTGAAATTGCAAGGCGAGGTCGCGCCGTCGATGGGCGCGACCCCACAGGCCATCCCGAACCGCCTCGCTCGCCAGGAACCCGCCGACGTGGTGCTGATGGTGGGCGCTGCGCTGGACAAGCTCATTAAAGATGGCCAGGTCGATCCGAAGAGCCGCGTGGACCTGGGCAAATCCTACATCGCGATGGCCGTGAAACACGGCGCGCCGCACCCTGACATCAGCACCATGGAAGCCTTCAAGCAGACCCTGCTCGACGCCAAAAGCATCGCCTATTCCGACAGCGCCAGCGGCGTTTACCTGTCCCGCGTGCTGTTCAATCAGATGCACATCGCTGACCGCATTCAAAGCAAGAGCCACATGATCCCGGCTGAACCGGTGGGTGAAGTGGTCGCCCGCGGCGATGCAGAAATCGGCTTCCAGCAACTGAGCGAATTGAAGCCGGTGGACGGCATCGACATCATCGGCCTGATCCCCGATCAAGCGCAGCAGATGACCCTTTACTCCGCGGGCGTTGTGGCCAAAAGCAAACACCCGGAACAGGCCAGGCAGTTTCTGGAGTTTTTGAGTTCGTCGGCGGCAGCTCCCGCGATCAAGGCGAGTGGGCTGGACCCGATTGCGAAGTGATTGAAGGCGGGCTGGGGTTCATCATCTGAGTGATTTCCCTGTAGGAGCGAATTTATTCGCGATAGGCCAGTACATCCGACGCAGATTTATCGGCTGTACACACGTCTCGCGAATAAATTCGCTCCTACAGGTTTCGTTCATCCCTGGCCCAAATCCAGCTCAATCAACTCCCCCCGCACCTCAAGCCCGTCGAGGTGCAACACGCCCACCGTTATCGGCAATTTGAAGCGCCGAGGCCCTGCGCTGCCGGGGTTGATGAACAGCACACCGTGACGCAGCTGTTGCAGCGGCTTGTGGGAGTGGCCGGTGACGACGACCCGGATGTCCGGCGGCAACGTTTCAGGCACGTCGGCGAGGATGTGGGTGACGTAAATCCCGACGTCGCCAATCCGCAGCACCGCCTCGAACGGTACGTCCGCAGCCCAAGCTTCGTCGGTGTCGTTGTTGCCTCGCACGACGGTCAGCGGCGCGATCTTCCTCAATGCCTCAAGAATCTCCGGCTTGCCGATATCGCCGCCATGAATCAGGTAGTCGCACCCCTGCAACGCCTCCAACGCTTGAGGCCGCAGCAGTCCGTGGGTGTCTGAGATCAGGCCAACTTTAACGCTCATCGCTCACCCTCTCCATCGCTCACCCTCCAAGGGAGGCCACAGCGGTCTGGCGGGCCTGCACACGCTTCATGCAGATCATCGCGACCACGGCCACCAACGCCACAAGCGACGCGAAAAACTCGCCGACATGGGGCAAGCCAAACGCCCGCACGCTGAACCCGACGCCGACCACCGGCACGGAAATCGAGATGTACAGCACCACGAAAAACGCCGACGTCACTGCGGCCTTCTGATGCGGCGGGCTGCTGGCCGTCACGGCGCCCATGCCCGCACGCAGTATCATCCCCTGCCCAATGCCCGCAAACAGACCCGCGCCCACCAACAGCAGTACTTGCGCTGTGGCGATGCCGAGTCCCAGGCAGATCATCCCCAGGATCAGACCCACGCAGCCCAGTGTCATGTGCGACGGTTTGGGCAGCCACTGCAACGATGCCTGACCGATGATCGAAGCCACGAAAAACAGCCCACTCACCGCACCAATCAGCAAACCACCGTGGATACCCATGATGTGGATCATCACCGACGGCACCATGCTGGTGAACAGCCCGGCCACGCTGAAACCCGCCAACCCGGCAATCGACGCCGAGATGAACACGCCGCGCACCGACGCCGGAACCGACGGTTTCTGAATGGACAATCGACGTTGCGCAGGCCGCTCCACCGTTTCCCGAATCATCGCCACGCCGAGTGTTGCCAGTAGCAACAACGCGAGATGGACATAGAAAATCAGGTGCAGCGGATCAGCCAGGTGCTGCGACGTGAAGCCCGCCAGCATCGGCCCGAGTCCCAGACCCAGCATGTTGGCCGCTGTCGCCATAAGCGTGGCGTTTTTCCAGGTTTTCGGCGCCAGCTCGATCACAGCAACCGTCGCGGTGCCGGTCATGATTCCCGCTGAAAAACCCGAAAACAGGCGCCCGATCAGCAGCCCGCCAATCGAGTCGGAAAACAGAAAAATCAGCGCACTGATCACCCCCATGCACAGCCCGGCGAACAGCAGCGGCCGACGCCCCAACTGATCGGACCAACTCCCCACGGCCAACAAGGCCGCGATCACACCGGCGGCGTAGATCGAAAAAATGATCGTCAACCAACTCGCGTCGAACCCCAGTCGCGCCTGATAGATCGCGTACAGCGGCGTAGGCAAGGTCGTGCCGACCATGGTGATCAGCAAGGCCGCGGCGGCGATGAAGAAGTCACGGGAAGACGGCGATGCGGGCGAGGTCATGAACCCTCCAATCGAAAGAAACGGACACACATTATGGACGGATTGCATACAAAACGTCGAAAAGCTTTCCTTCAGGAAAGCGTCGCGATGCGGCCGACAGTCCGGATGAACCGATCAGGCCAGCGATGAAAACGATAACATTCCTTCCAGTCGTGTGACCTCTGCCGCCCCTCATCGTGCTAGCCTTGCGCAATCAGACACTGCCGACGTCGCCCGCGTGTTGTCCCGATCCAAGGCTGCCCGAAGTTCATGAGCAAAAAGACCCCCGTCACCATTTCCGACATTGCCCGCCGCGTGAACATGACCCCGGTCACCGTGTCCCGTGCGCTGAACAAACCCGATCTGGTGAAGCCCGCCACGCTGGCACGCATCCTCGAAGTCGCCCACGAGCTGGACTACGTGCCCAACGCCTTCGCCCGCAGCCTGAAACGTAGCGAAAGCATGATCATCGGCGTGATCACGGCGTCGGTGGACAACCCGTTTTACAGCGAGATGATCAAGGCGATTTCCCGCGAGGCGAAGAAGCACGGCTACACGATCATGCTGGTGGACACCGATGGCTCGGAAGAGCTGGAGCGCAAGGCGGTGGACACGCTGCTCAGTTATCGCGTGGCGGGCATCGTATTGTCACCGGTGTCGGACGAGCCCGAATACCAGCCTCAATACCTGAGCCGTTTGAGCAACGGCGACATTCCGGTGGTGCAACTGGACCGCGCACTGCACGGCAGCCCGTTCAGCCATGTGGTGCTGGATAACTTCCACAGCGGCCTGAAAGGCGCGCGCTATCTATTGGCGAAGAGCCCGGAATTACAACGGTTGCTGGTGCTGACGGGCCCTGCTCATTCGCGGATTTCCGAAGAGCGTTTGAAGGGCGTGAAAGCGGCGCTGGCCGAGAGTGGCAAAGACGTGCACCTGGATGTGTTCACAGGCGATTACACCCTTGAGCCGTCGCACCGGAGCACTCTGGATTACCTCAGCACACACGCCGCGCCAGACGCGATTTTCGGCTTCAACCAGTTGATCACCCTCGGCGCCATGCGTGCGTTGCGGGATCGCGGCATCGCCCATGACAGCCTGCCCATCTGCGGCATCGACAGGCTGCCCTTCGCGGACATTTTCGGCATTCCGATTGCCTGTATCGCTCACGATGCGTCGCGGGCCGGGAGCAGTGCAGTGAAGCTGCTGTTGGAGCGGATTCAGGATCGGTTCTTGCCGAAGGCGAAGGTGGTGATTGTGGGAGAGTTGGAGAATGGCGCGGCGGGCTGAGTTTCCCCGCCGAACTCATGCCGAACATAGCCCCTGTAGGAGTGAGCTTGCTCGCGAAGCGGAGTGTCAGTGACGCATCCGTTTGCTGCTCCCCCTCATCGCGAGCAAGCTCACTCCTACAGAGGGTCGGTGTTCACATTGTTACCGGCTGGTATACCCCCCATCAATCGGCAACGACACCCCACTGATCATCGACGCCGCATCACTCAACAGAAACAGGATCGGTGCCGCCACTTCCGCCGTTTCAGCAAACCGCCCCAACGGAATCGCGGCCAGTGCCGGGTCACGCTTGCTCGGCTCGCTCCAGGCCATTTGCGCCATCGGCGTGAGGGTCACGGTGGGGTTGACGCTGTTAACACGAATCCCGTGCCTGCCCCACTCACCACACTGCACACGGGTCATGGCGTCCATCGCGCCTTTGGAGGCGCAGTAACTCAGGTGATCGTCCAACGCCACCAATGACGCCTGGCTCGACACGTTGACGATGCTGCCTTTCACACCCTCGCCAATCATCGCCTTGGCCACGCTTCCGGCCACCATCGCCGACGCCCGCACGTTAACCGCCATGACCTGATCGAACGCCGCTGCGCTGACCTCGGTCGCCGCTTCGAGGATGGAAATGCCCGCGCAGTTGACCAGCCCGTTCATCACCGGCAACTCCGCGAGCAGCGAGGCCAGCAGCGCATGATCTGCCACATCCACTCGCAACACGTGGCAGCCCTGATCGGCCATGTCCAGCAACGCCGTCGCGTCGCGACCCAAGGCATACACCTCGGCGCCGCTGGCCAAGAGTTGCTGCGCGACCTCGCGACCGATGCCGCTGGTGGCGCCGGTCACCAGCACGCGCTGGCCGCTGAAATCAAACTGTGCGGTGTTCACATTCACGCTCCCTGAAGGCGATGCATGATCGGTTTGAGCGCCGGGTACAGCGCCACGTAATCGGCGAAAAGCCGCGAATACAGCGCGACGTTTTCCGCCTGCGGTTCGGCGCGACGTTCCAGTCGAACCCAGCCTTTGTGCACTTGCGCCTCGTCCACCAACCCCACCGCGTGGGCGGCCAGAAGCGCCGCGCCGAGCGCCGCTTCGACCTCCTGCACGATGGTGTAGACCGGGAAGTTGGTGACGTCGGCGATGATCTGCATCCACAGGTCCGAATGGCTTGCGCCGCCGACCACGATCAGCTGCGGGTCCAGCGATTGCGCGCCTTTGGTGCCTGCCTCGATGTTGTGCCGCAACGCGAAGGTCACGCCTTCGAGCACTGCGCGATAGAGATGAATGCGGCTGTGGAACAGGGTCAGGCCGACGAAGCTGCCGCTGGCTTTCGGGTCCCACACGGGGCTGCGCTCGCCCATCAGATAAGGCTGGAACAGGACGCCGTCGCTGCCTGCGGGAATCTTCGTCGCGGCACGTTCGAGGATGGCGTGGCTGTCCTCGCCGGTCTCGCGGCCCTGCTGTTCTTCGGCTTGGCAGAACTGCTCGCGAAACCAGCTGACCGAAGCCCCTGCTGTGATCGCGCCGCCAAAGATGTAGAGGTCTTTCGCGCCGTTGAAGACGTGAGGAAAACTCACCAGACCATGGCGCGCATCGACCTGCTGGTTGAGGTAGCCCCAGCACATGCTGGTGCCGATCATGGCCACGTGGTTGCCCGCTTGGGTGACGCCCGCCGCGAAGGTCGCCATCGCTGCATCGACGCCGCCGCCGAGCAACGGGATGCCGGCCTGCAGGCCCAGACGTTCGGCCCATTCCGGCAGCAGGTCACCGACCACGTCACCGGAATGCACGAGGCGTTCGGGCATCATCGACTGAGGAATGCCCAGTGCGTCGAGCATCTCCGCCGACCAGCTTCGCGCTTCGACGTCGTAGACGCCGCCGATGTTGCCCGCCGAGCTGTGATCCACCGCGACTTCACCCGTGAGGCAGTAGTTGATGTAGCTGTTAGGCGGCAGCAGGTAGCGAGTGTCGGCCCAGATTTGGGGTTGTTTGTCCTTGAGCCAGAGCATTTTGGTGAAGCCGTAATAGCTGTCCACCGAGTTGCCGGTGATCGCGTAGAGGCGTTCGAGATCGACGTTCTGATTGACCCACGCAACCTGTTCTTCGGCGCGGCGGTCCATCCAGATCAGGCAGGGGTAAAGCGGTTTGATCTGCGCATCGACGGCGATGCCGGAGCCGCCATACAGGCTGCTGACGCAGAGGGATTTGACGCTGTCTTTCGGCACGCCGCTCTTGGCCATGCAGGCGGCGACGCAGATTTCCACCGCATCGAGCCAGACCTGCGGCCATTGTTCAGCCCAGCGCGGTTTGGGCGTATCGACTTTGTAGCCGTGACTGTGCTGCGCGACGATCCGGCCCTGAGCATCCACCAGCAATGCCTTGGTGCTCTGGGTGCCGATGTCGACCCCAATGACGTATTCCATCTTCGTGCGCTCTCTTGTTATTGGTTGAATCGCTGGATCTTCGGCATTCGCACCGACGCCATCGCGGATGAATCCGCTCCCACAGAGGATCGCGCTCTAACTGTGGGAGCCGGCTTGCTGGCGAAGGCGAAGGTTCAGCCACCTCAAAAGTGCCTGATCTGACGCATTCGCCAGCAAGCCGGCTCCCACGCCCTTTGGGCAGAAGCTGCTATCAACCATTCACCGGCTTGAGCAGCACCTTGATCGACTTGGTCGAATTTGCCAGTTCGAACGCTTCAGCGTAGTCATCCAGGCCGAAGTCGTGGGTGACGATGCCTTCGGAGGTGACCAGTCCACGCTCGAACAGGTCGATGGCGATCGGGTAGCAATACGGTCCGAGGTGGGCGCCGCGCACGTCCAGTTCCTTGCGGTCACCGATGATCGACCAGTCGGCGCTGGTTTCGGCGCCGAACACGCTGAACTCGACGAAACGTCCCAGTTTGCGAATCAAGTCCAGGCCCTGGGTCACGCCGACCGGCACGCCAGTGGTCTCGATGTACACGTCACAGCCGTAGCCGTCGGTGAGGCCGTTGATGATCTCGCGGGCGTTGTCACGGCTCGGGTTGATCACCACGTCGGCGCCGAATTTCTTCGCCAGTTCCAGACGCTCATCCACCATGTCGATGACCACCAGCTTCTTCGGCGTCTTCAACGCGGCGACTTGCACCATGCACAGACCCAGCGTGCCCGCCCCGGCAATCACCAACACGTCGTCGAGCTGCACGTCGCCACGATTGACGGTGTGAATGGAGCAGGCCATCGGCTCGATCAGTGCCGAGTCTTCCAGCGAAACGGATTCAGGAATCTTGTGCACGATGGCGGTTTTTGGAATGCGCATGTACTGCGCCATGCCGCCCTCGGCAACGTCTTTCTGGAAGCCGAAAATGTTGTGCACTTCGCACATCCAGTACTTGCCGGATTTGCAGAATTTGCACTTCTCGCAAGGCACGATCTGCTCGGCAATGACCTTGTCGCCGACCTTCACGCCGAAGTGCTCTTCAGCGCCCTCGCCCACTGAATCCACGTAGCCAAAGAACTCGTGGCCTGGCACCACAGGCGCCTTGACCCACGGGCTTTCGCCGCCCCAGAACATCGCCGCGCCCGAATGGCATTTGCAGTCACTGGCGCAGATGCCGCAGGCGCCGATGCGGATGACCAACTCGTTGATGCGCGCTACCGGTTTGGTGATGCGCTCCAGACGGTAGTCTTTTGGCGCGTGGCAGACGACGGCTTGCATGGTGGTTTTTGTGCTTGTTTCCATGTCGGGTTACCTGTGTGAGATGTTCGGATGCGGATCGTGGCCGCTGATTTCAATTCGGATTCGTGGGTGGCCGCTCTGGCCGCATCGCGAGCAAGCTCACTCCTACAGTTGGTAGGCGGTGCGGCGTCCATGCATGAAACCTGTAGGAGTGAGCTTGCTCGCGATAGGGCCAGACCAATCCCCACACCTTTACTTATGCCGCTGCCGACTGATGAAAATCGCCAGCAAAATGATTCCGCCCTTGATCACGCTCTGCACGTAAGGCGACACGCCAAGCATGTTCAATCCGTTGTTGAGCACACCCAACAGCATGGCCCCGACCAGCGTGCCGATGATCACGCCGCGACCACCGGCAATCGACGCGCCGCCCAACACCACGGCGGCAATGGCGTCCAGCTCGAAACCGACCCCGGCATTCGGCTGGCCGCTCATCAAACGCGACGACAGCACCAGACCGGCAATCGCCGCCGTGAGCCCGCTGATCGAGTACACCAGCAGCTTGAAGCGCGACGCCCGCACGCCGGACAGGCGCACCGCTTCCTCGTTGCCGCCGATGGCGTAGACGTAGCGCCCGATCCGCGTGTGCTGCAGCAGCACCCACGCGAAGAAGTAGGTCAGCAGCATGATCAGGATCGGCACCTGAATGCCGAATAACGTGCCGCGACCGAACCAGGCGAACCAGTCCGGCATCCCGGAAATCGGGTAGCCGTCGGTGTACATCAGGCCCAGGCCGCGGGCGATGCCCATGGTCGCGAGGGTCACGATGATCGGCGGCATTTTCAGGTACGCGACGAAGATGCCGTTGCCCACGCCAAAGCCCACACCGATGAGCAAGCCGATGAGGATCGCGATCGGCGCCGGAACGCCTGCGACCATCAAGCCCGTGGTCAGCGTGCCGGACAGCGCCATGACCGGCCCCACCGACAAATCGATGCCCCCGGTGAGGATCACGCAGGTCATGCCCACGGCGATGATCGCGTTGATGGAGACCTGTCGCGCGATGTTTTCCAGGTTCGCGCCGGTGAGAAATTTGTCGCTGGCGAAGATCATGAAGACCGTCACCACCACCAGCCCGACGAAGGGGTAAAACGCCGGCGAGCGGATCAGTTGAGCGAAGTTGAGCTTCATGCGGTTGGGTTGTGCAGTCATGGTTTTAATGGACGTGTTCACTGTTCAGACTCCCGGTGGCATGGCGCATCACTTCCTGGGGATTGATGTCGCTCGCCTGCAGCACGTTGACGATGGCGCCCTTGTTGAAGACGGCCACGCGATCGCACATGCCGATGATTTCCGGCAGTTCCGAGGAGATCATGATGATCGCGAAGCCTTGTTCGGTGAGTTTGCGCATCAGGGTGTAGATCTCCGCTTTCGCGCCCACATCGATGCCACGGGTCGGCTCGTCGAAGATCAGAATGTCGCAGTGGTGATTGATCCAGCGGGCGATCACCACCTTCTGCTGATTGCCGCCGCTGAGGTTCAGCACGCGGCTTTCGCAGGTCGGCGCCTTGATCGACAGCTGCTTCATCAGCTCGGTGGTGGTGGCATCTTCCTTATGCCGGTCGAGCAAATGCGCGGCGCTTTCGTACTTGCCCAGGTTGTTCAGCGAAATGTTCTCGCGAATGCTGAAATCGACGATCAGCCCTTCGCTCTTGCGACTCTCGGGCAGCAGGCCGATGCCGT
It contains:
- a CDS encoding ribose ABC transporter permease, giving the protein MTAQPNRMKLNFAQLIRSPAFYPFVGLVVVTVFMIFASDKFLTGANLENIARQVSINAIIAVGMTCVILTGGIDLSVGPVMALSGTLTTGLMVAGVPAPIAILIGLLIGVGFGVGNGIFVAYLKMPPIIVTLATMGIARGLGLMYTDGYPISGMPDWFAWFGRGTLFGIQVPILIMLLTYFFAWVLLQHTRIGRYVYAIGGNEEAVRLSGVRASRFKLLVYSISGLTAAIAGLVLSSRLMSGQPNAGVGFELDAIAAVVLGGASIAGGRGVIIGTLVGAMLLGVLNNGLNMLGVSPYVQSVIKGGIILLAIFISRQRHK